CGACCTGCCCGATTTGCTCTTCGTGCAGGCCCAGGCCAAGCTGTTGGGCTCGTCGTTTACTACCCTCAATAAGCTGGCCGAGTCGCTGAAAGAAAACCCGCAGCTCGAAATCCGCCTCGAAGGCCACACCGATAACGTGGGCCCACCCGCCCTGAACGTCAAGCTCAGTGAGGACCGCGTGGCCGCCATTAAGCGCTACCTCGTGGATAAGGGCGTTGCTGCCCGCCGCATCAGCACCATCGGCTACGGCGGTGGGAAGCCCAAATTCAGCAATGACCGCGAGGAAACCCGCAAGCTTAACCGCCGCGTGGAATTGGTGATAACGAAGTAATTATCAAAAAAGAACGTCATGCTGCGCTTGTCGAAGTATCTCTGCCACGCCGCCAGAGTTAGTAACTCAACGAAGGGGTAGAGATACTTCGACAAGCGCAGCATGACGTTCTTTTTTAATTCCTAAAACCCTACCGCCTTATCATCCCCGCGCGGGTCGGCCCCGCCCTCCAACTGGCCATCGGGCCGCACGCGGATGAGGTCGAGGCGGCCCCAGGCCGTGCGCGGCTGGGGGTTGAAACCTTTTTCCTGCAACGTTTTCTCCGCGGCGGGCGTGAGGGCCCCGGCTTCCACGTCGAGCTGGTCGGGGAGCCACTGGTGATGCAGGCGCGGGGCGGCGGCGGTTTGCTCAGCATTACCCCCGTAGTCTACCACGGCCAGGATGCTCTGCAACACGGTGGTAATGATGGTGCTACCCCCCGGCGAGCCGGTGACGAGCGCCAGCTTGCCGCCTTTGGTCAGGATGGTGGGCGTCATGCTGCTGAGCATCCGCTTGCCGGGCGCAATGGCGTTGGCGGTGCCGCCCACCAGGCCGTACATATTGGGCACGCCGGCTTTCGCGCTGAAGTCATCCATCTCATTATTAAGCAGAAAGCCCGCGCCGGCTACTACTACTTTGCTGCCATAAGCGCCGTTGAGAGTGGTGGTGCAGCTCACGGCGTTGCCCTGGGCATCCACGATGTCGTAGTGAGTAGTCTGGTCGCTTTCGTAGCGCGGTAGGCCGGGCCCGGCCGTGATATCGGCGCTGGGCGTGGCCCGGCCATCGGCCCGTAAGGTGCTGAAGCGCTGCTTATTGTAGTCTTTAGCTAACAGCGCCGCTACCGGCACTTTGCCAAAATCAGGGTCGCCGAGGTAGGTGGCGCGGTCGGCAAAAGCGCGGCGCTCGGCCTCCGTGATGAGCGCCACCGCGGCCGGCGTGTGGTAGCCGAGCTTAGCCAGGTTATGCGGCTCCAGCATGTGCAGGATTTGCAGCACCGCTACCCCCCCACTGCTGGGCGGCGGCATCGTGAGGACCTCGTAGCCCCGGTAGGTGCCGCGCAGCGGGTCGCGCCATTTGGGCTGGTAAGTGTCGAGGTCTTTTTGGGTGAGGAGGCCGCCATTTTTTTGCATCTGAGCCAGCAGCAGCGCGGCGGTCGCGCCCTGGTAGAAGCCCGCCCGGCCCTGGTCCTGAATGCGCTGGAGTACGGCCGCCAGCTCGGGCTGCTTCAGGGTGTCGCCGGTTTGCCAGGGGGTAGGGCGCACGAAGGCCGGGGGCGCGCCGGGGTTGTACTTGATAAAGCTCTCCTGCGTGCGGTTGAGGCCGGCGGCTTCCTTGGCCGTGAGGGCTACCCCCCGCATAGCCAGCCGCACGGCCGGGGCCACGAGCCGCGCCCAGGGCAGCTTGCCCAGCTTCTGGTGCAGGGCCGCCATGCCGGCCACGGTGCCGGGCGTGCCGGTCGAAAGCGCGCCGTAGGTGCTCAGGCCCGGTACCACGTTGCCGCTGGCATCCAGGTACATATCACGGCTGGCGGCGGCCGGCGCGGTTTCGCGGAAGTCGAGGGTGCCGGCCGGGCCGGCGTGGTCGCGGTACACGATGAAGCCGCCGCCGCCCACGTTGCCGGCCACCGGCAGCACCACAGCCAGCGCAAACTGCACGGCCACGGCCGCGTCGTAGGCGTTGCCGCCCTGCTCCATAATGTCGCGCCCTACCCCCGACGCCACCGGGTGCGCCGATACCACCAGCGCGTGGCGCACCAGCACCGGCGCGGCGGCCGGCGGCAGCTGGTCGGCCAGGGTGGGGGGGGTAGGGCGGGCGCGGCGAGCGGGCGCGGCCGTCTGGCCCAGGGCCGGGCCGGCCAGCGCGGCCAGTAGTAAAGAGAGGGCCGAAAAGCGGAGGAGCGATTGCATGGCCGCAAAGTAGGCAGCCGGGCGCGGTTGTCGGCCCTTTATGCCTACTTTGCACTACTGAACCTTGCCCGCCCGCCATGCCTACTGACGACACCCTGACCGCCGCCGTTGCCGCCCCTACACTGGCCCTCACGCAGGAAGATTCCTGGCTCCAGCCCTACGAACCCATCCTGCTGGCCCGCCAGCAGCGTTTGGCTGACCGCCTGGCTGCCATTACCAAAGAGTATGGTTCGCTGAGCAAGTTTGCTACCGCCCACCAGCGGCTGGGCCTGCACTACGATGCGCGCCGCCGTGGCTACGTGGTGCGCGAGTGGGCGCCCAGCGCGGAGGCCGTGAGTCTGGTTGGCGACTTCAATTTCTGGAACCGCGAGGCTGATTATTTACAAAAAGACGAGGCGACGGGCGTGTGGGAAGGCTTTATTGCGGACGATGAAAACGGCCGCCGGCCCGCCGCCGGCACGCGCTATAAGCTACACGTGGTGGCCCACGGCCAGAGCAAGGACCGCCTACCCGCCTACCTGCGCCGCGCCGTGCAGGACGAGGTGACCAAGGACTATTCGGCCCAAGTCTGGGTGCCCGAAAACCCGTTTAAGTGGACCGACCAGACCTTTCGCATCGCCAACGCCACCAAGGGCCAGCCGCTCATCTATGAGGCGCACGTGGGCATGGCGCAGGAGCAGGGGAGGGTCGGCACCTACCGCGAGTTTGCCGACTACATTCTGCCGCGTATTCAGGCTGATGGCTACAACACCATTCAGCTGATGGCCATTTTGGAGCACCCGTACTACGGCTCGTTTGGCTACCACGTAGCCAATTTCTTCGCGCCCAGCTCGCGCTTCGGCACGCCCGATGACCTGAAATACCTCATTAATGAGGCTCACAAGCGCGGCCTCGCGGTGCTGCTCGACCTGGTGCACTCGCACGCCGTGAAGAACGAGGCCGAGGGCCTGGCCGATTTTGATGGCTCGGGCAACCTTTATTTCCATAAAGGCGCGCGCGGTAATCACCCCGGCTGGGACAGCAAGCTGTTCGACTACGGTCGGCCTGAGGTGCAACAATTTCTGCTCAGCAACCTGCGCTACTGGCTGGAAGAGTTTCACTTTGATGGCTTTCGGTTCGATGGCGTGACCTCGATGCTCTACCATCACCACGGCGAGGGCCACGCCTTTGGGGGCTACGACAGCTACTTCGGCCCCGATGCCGACGACGATGCTATCCTGTACCTAATGCTGGCCAGTACGCTGGTGCGCGAGGTGAAGAAATCGGCCCTGCTCATTGCCGAAGATATGAGTGGCCTGCCCGGCCTGTGCCGCCCCATCGCCGAGGGAGGGGTAGGGTTCGACTACCGCTTAGCAATGGGCCTGCCCGATTTCTGGATTAAAAACCTCAAGCATAAGCGCGACGAAGACTGGGACCTCGGCGAGCTGTGGCACCAGCTCACCAACCGCCGGGCAGGCGAAAAAACCGTGGCCTACGCCGAAAGTCACGACCAGGCGTTGGTGGGTGATAAAACCCTCAGCCACTGGCTCTACGACTCGACCATCTACACCAATATGGGGGTGCTCGATGGCGACCCGCAGGTGGCCCGCGCCACGGCGCTGCACAAGCTCATCCGGCTCATTACCCTCAGCGCGGGCGGCGAGGCCTACCTCACCTTCATGGGCAATGAGTTTGGCCACCCCGAATGGGTCGATTTTCCGCGGGCTGGCAACGACTGGAGCTACCACTACGCCCGCCGCCAGTGGAGCCTGGCCGACAACCCTGACCTGCGCTTCCATCAGCTCGGGACCTTTGACCAAGCTATGCTGCAACTGGCCCGCGAGCGCCAGCTACTCACCAAAGGCCCCGCCACGCTGCTCAACCTCGATTACGAGAACCGCGTCCTCACCTTTGAGCGCGCCGGGCTGGTATTCGTGTTCAGCTTCAACGTGAGCAGCAGCTTCTTCGACTATAGTATTCCGGTGCCGGCTACGGGCCGCTACCGCCTGCTGCTCAGCACCGACCGCCCGGAATTCGGCGGTTTTGCCCGGCTCGACGAGAAGGTGATTTACGACACCTTTGGCGGCGGTGGCACGGCCGAAGCGCCGCGCCTGCGCCTCTACGTGCCCAGCCGCACGGCCCTGGTGCTGGTGAGGGGGTAGGAGATAATAGCCTAATGGGCAAGGAGTAATGGCAAGTGCCATTACTCCTTGCCCATTAGGCTATTATCCATTCATCTGCTTAAACATCGCATCCAGCTCGGACCGGGAAGCCTGGCTGGCTTTGGCCGAAAAGCCGTAGGCGATTTCCGGGTGGCCGGCCGCCAGCTGCTGCATCACGTCAGCGGCATATTCGGCCAGCGGCACGCCAAACGAGTGGTCAGTGCCGCCCAGTTCGGTGTGCACGGCTGGCGGAATAATCTCGATAACCTGGGCCGGGGAGCCGGCCAGCTGCTGACGCAGCGACTGCGTAAAGGAGTGTAGCGCCGCCTTCGTGGCACTATACACGGGCACCCGCGCCATCGGCACGAAGCCCAGCCCCGACGACACGTTGATGATAACCGGGGCCGCCGCCTGCCGCGCGTGCCAATACCCGATAAACAGCAGCGTCAAATGAATGGGAGCCTCCAGGTTGATGGCGATTTCGGCGGCCGTATCGGCCCAGCTTTCGGTGGTTTCCACCACGTTCACCGTCCGCTGAATGCCCGCGTTGTTGAGCAGCACGCTCAGCTCGGGGCACTCGGTAGTGGCCCACTCGAACAGGCGCTGGCGCTCGGCGGCCTGAGCCACGTCGCAGACCAGCGTGCGCAGGCCGGGCAGGCGCTCGGCGGCAGCTTGCAGCTTGGCGGCATCGCGCCCACAGATAAGGATGGTATTGCCGGCCGCGTGCAGGTGCTCGGCCAGGGCCAGGCCAATGCCCGAGCCGCCGCCGGTAAGCAGCATAGTTTGCTGGGTGAGGTTCATAAATCAGGAAAGAAAAAAATGGCAGCGCCCACCGACGGGCGTGGGGGTAGGGCAAAAGTCCGCACTCGCTACGCACCGTAACGGGTAATCGTTGCAGAACCTGGCGCGAAGCCCGATTTGAGCGCTGCGCCCACGCCGCCTGCTTCCGCGTCTTCCGCGCAACCCTCCGCGTCTTCCGCGGGCAAAAAAACGCCAGAACTCGTCAGGCGCTACTCCCGCTTGCGCCCGACGCTGAGCCGGTACACCGTCTCGGTAAGGCGCTTGGCGCGGGCTTCAGGGTTTTTGGCTCCTTTGAGGTAGCGCACGTAGGCGCGCTGCTCGGGCTGGTCGAGCTTTTTGAAGAAAGCCAACGCGGCGGCATTCTCGGCCAGGGCCGCGGCCAGGTCGTCGGGCATGGTCACCACGCGCTCGCTCAGGTCGTGGCTTAGCTGCACGCGCAGCACGTCGCCCACGGTTTTGCCCACGGCGCGGCGCACCGCCCGCGGAATAGTCAGCCCGTGGTAGCCATCGCCCAGGGGCAGTAGCTCGCCCTGGTAGGGAAAACCGTCGATGGCCGTTTGCACCGGCAACTCCTCCTGGGTACCATATACCCCAGCTACTGCGAAGGGCACGACCACAAACACGTCGCCCGTGCGCGGGTCGGCCTCCAGCGTCGCTTCAAATTCCTGTTCAAATTCCGTCATCGCTCGCAAAATTACGCCGGTTCGGCCACCGGGCGGGGCCGGGCCGCCTGCAAAGCCAGCGCGATGGCTTGGGTGTCGGCCGCCGGCACGGTGTGCACGCGGGT
The genomic region above belongs to Hymenobacter psoromatis and contains:
- the ggt gene encoding gamma-glutamyltransferase, which translates into the protein MQSLLRFSALSLLLAALAGPALGQTAAPARRARPTPPTLADQLPPAAAPVLVRHALVVSAHPVASGVGRDIMEQGGNAYDAAVAVQFALAVVLPVAGNVGGGGFIVYRDHAGPAGTLDFRETAPAAASRDMYLDASGNVVPGLSTYGALSTGTPGTVAGMAALHQKLGKLPWARLVAPAVRLAMRGVALTAKEAAGLNRTQESFIKYNPGAPPAFVRPTPWQTGDTLKQPELAAVLQRIQDQGRAGFYQGATAALLLAQMQKNGGLLTQKDLDTYQPKWRDPLRGTYRGYEVLTMPPPSSGGVAVLQILHMLEPHNLAKLGYHTPAAVALITEAERRAFADRATYLGDPDFGKVPVAALLAKDYNKQRFSTLRADGRATPSADITAGPGLPRYESDQTTHYDIVDAQGNAVSCTTTLNGAYGSKVVVAGAGFLLNNEMDDFSAKAGVPNMYGLVGGTANAIAPGKRMLSSMTPTILTKGGKLALVTGSPGGSTIITTVLQSILAVVDYGGNAEQTAAAPRLHHQWLPDQLDVEAGALTPAAEKTLQEKGFNPQPRTAWGRLDLIRVRPDGQLEGGADPRGDDKAVGF
- a CDS encoding alpha-amylase family glycosyl hydrolase, which produces MPTDDTLTAAVAAPTLALTQEDSWLQPYEPILLARQQRLADRLAAITKEYGSLSKFATAHQRLGLHYDARRRGYVVREWAPSAEAVSLVGDFNFWNREADYLQKDEATGVWEGFIADDENGRRPAAGTRYKLHVVAHGQSKDRLPAYLRRAVQDEVTKDYSAQVWVPENPFKWTDQTFRIANATKGQPLIYEAHVGMAQEQGRVGTYREFADYILPRIQADGYNTIQLMAILEHPYYGSFGYHVANFFAPSSRFGTPDDLKYLINEAHKRGLAVLLDLVHSHAVKNEAEGLADFDGSGNLYFHKGARGNHPGWDSKLFDYGRPEVQQFLLSNLRYWLEEFHFDGFRFDGVTSMLYHHHGEGHAFGGYDSYFGPDADDDAILYLMLASTLVREVKKSALLIAEDMSGLPGLCRPIAEGGVGFDYRLAMGLPDFWIKNLKHKRDEDWDLGELWHQLTNRRAGEKTVAYAESHDQALVGDKTLSHWLYDSTIYTNMGVLDGDPQVARATALHKLIRLITLSAGGEAYLTFMGNEFGHPEWVDFPRAGNDWSYHYARRQWSLADNPDLRFHQLGTFDQAMLQLARERQLLTKGPATLLNLDYENRVLTFERAGLVFVFSFNVSSSFFDYSIPVPATGRYRLLLSTDRPEFGGFARLDEKVIYDTFGGGGTAEAPRLRLYVPSRTALVLVRG
- a CDS encoding SDR family oxidoreductase, with translation MNLTQQTMLLTGGGSGIGLALAEHLHAAGNTILICGRDAAKLQAAAERLPGLRTLVCDVAQAAERQRLFEWATTECPELSVLLNNAGIQRTVNVVETTESWADTAAEIAINLEAPIHLTLLFIGYWHARQAAAPVIINVSSGLGFVPMARVPVYSATKAALHSFTQSLRQQLAGSPAQVIEIIPPAVHTELGGTDHSFGVPLAEYAADVMQQLAAGHPEIAYGFSAKASQASRSELDAMFKQMNG
- a CDS encoding YdeI/OmpD-associated family protein, which gives rise to MTEFEQEFEATLEADPRTGDVFVVVPFAVAGVYGTQEELPVQTAIDGFPYQGELLPLGDGYHGLTIPRAVRRAVGKTVGDVLRVQLSHDLSERVVTMPDDLAAALAENAAALAFFKKLDQPEQRAYVRYLKGAKNPEARAKRLTETVYRLSVGRKRE